The proteins below come from a single Saccharopolyspora sp. SCSIO 74807 genomic window:
- a CDS encoding lipid kinase — MSVLTGANPRWSEPGSLARQPKEVTIRYDGSAAKAALIVNAHSRTGGRAFEYARDRLRELDVPLHAAYPLQDASRLVETVESAVDDGHDLIVLGGGDGTVSSVVDVLAHREVPMGLLPLGTANDFARTMHIPDDLDAACRTIARGHVVDVDLGLCGGNYYVNRASAGLGAAVAQHMSASLKKRVGALAYPVATVQALRKHRPFTATLEFPDGDHEPMEFPDLLQVSVANGRYFGGGQVAGPDAGIDDDTLDVSVLRQGSPLQLLSVMRELRTGSSTDSKLVTHVQTRSVDLRTDVNLAINVDGELVATTPQRFTVARNALHVIAPPTWTDGE, encoded by the coding sequence GTGAGCGTCCTCACCGGTGCGAACCCCCGGTGGTCCGAGCCCGGTAGTCTCGCGCGGCAGCCGAAGGAGGTCACCATCCGCTACGACGGGTCCGCGGCCAAGGCCGCTCTGATCGTCAACGCCCACTCCCGCACCGGCGGGCGCGCGTTCGAGTACGCGCGGGATCGGCTGCGCGAGCTGGACGTGCCGCTGCACGCGGCGTACCCGCTGCAGGACGCCTCGCGGCTGGTGGAGACCGTCGAGTCCGCGGTCGACGACGGGCACGACCTGATCGTGCTGGGCGGGGGCGACGGCACGGTGAGTTCGGTGGTCGACGTGCTCGCGCACCGCGAGGTGCCGATGGGCCTGCTGCCGCTGGGCACCGCGAACGACTTCGCCCGCACCATGCACATTCCGGACGACCTCGACGCCGCTTGCCGCACCATCGCGCGCGGCCACGTGGTGGACGTCGACCTCGGGCTGTGCGGCGGGAACTATTACGTCAACCGTGCTTCGGCCGGTCTCGGTGCAGCCGTGGCGCAGCACATGTCGGCGTCGCTGAAGAAGCGCGTCGGCGCGCTGGCCTACCCGGTCGCCACGGTGCAAGCGCTGCGCAAGCACCGCCCGTTCACCGCGACGCTGGAATTCCCCGACGGCGACCACGAGCCGATGGAGTTCCCGGACCTGTTGCAGGTGTCGGTGGCCAACGGTCGCTATTTCGGCGGCGGCCAGGTCGCCGGGCCGGACGCCGGAATCGACGACGACACCCTCGACGTTTCGGTGCTGCGGCAAGGAAGCCCGCTGCAGCTGCTTTCGGTGATGCGCGAACTGCGCACGGGCAGCAGCACCGACAGCAAACTGGTGACCCACGTGCAGACCCGCTCGGTCGACCTGCGCACCGACGTCAACTTGGCGATCAACGTGGACGGCGAACTCGTCGCCACCACGCCGCAGCGCTTCACGGTCGCCCGCAACGCCCTGCACGTGATCGCACCACCGACCTGGACCGACGGCGAGTAG
- a CDS encoding GH25 family lysozyme produces MTPPDQHTNPEDGRGPSTPTPDQPQNQDVSADNSWRASALRADNAVRSGVDRVRPHAHRAWQRVLPLLRRIWLALLPLVKRVQGTAAWQRAEQRVRPLARDLSGRVRSATSESTAGQHRKQHPRLRALQAGGVVAAVGVLGVALVSIGTGSSSDDVRTAAHVDDMPSAGQQKSQADGSGGGLFGGDDSEEPPGPVPGPPAHGIDVSNHNGPIDWKRVAGAGQNFAFVLSTDGTDFASPKFDQQYHGAKDAGMIAGAYHFARPDESAEAQADKMLSVIDYKKDGKTLPPVLDLEPNSSGSKCYGLSPDQMHQWTQKFNDRIKAATGTDVIVYANPSFWKQCAGGTDKFADHPLWVASYGVDQPTPPAGFHNWNFWQYTDKGKVDGVQGKVDLDHFNGSVGDLQNLAEQ; encoded by the coding sequence GCGGGCGTCGGCGCTGCGCGCCGACAACGCGGTGCGCTCCGGTGTCGACCGGGTGCGTCCGCACGCCCACCGGGCCTGGCAGCGGGTTCTTCCGCTGCTGCGCCGCATCTGGCTGGCGCTGTTGCCGCTGGTGAAGCGCGTGCAGGGCACGGCTGCTTGGCAGCGCGCCGAGCAGCGGGTGCGCCCGCTGGCCCGCGACCTCTCCGGCCGGGTCCGTTCCGCGACGTCCGAGTCGACCGCCGGGCAACACCGCAAGCAGCACCCGCGGCTGCGGGCGTTGCAAGCCGGTGGCGTCGTGGCAGCGGTCGGCGTGCTCGGCGTGGCGCTGGTCAGCATCGGCACCGGTTCCTCGTCCGATGACGTCCGCACCGCCGCGCATGTCGACGACATGCCCTCGGCCGGCCAGCAGAAGTCCCAGGCCGACGGGTCCGGTGGCGGCCTGTTCGGCGGCGACGACTCCGAGGAGCCGCCAGGGCCGGTGCCGGGACCGCCGGCGCACGGCATCGACGTGTCCAACCACAACGGCCCGATCGACTGGAAGCGGGTCGCCGGCGCCGGGCAGAACTTCGCGTTCGTGCTCTCCACCGACGGCACCGACTTCGCCAGTCCCAAGTTCGACCAGCAGTACCACGGTGCGAAGGACGCCGGGATGATCGCCGGCGCCTACCACTTCGCCCGCCCCGACGAGTCCGCCGAGGCGCAGGCCGACAAGATGCTGTCGGTCATCGACTACAAGAAGGACGGCAAGACGCTGCCGCCGGTGCTCGACCTGGAGCCGAACTCCTCCGGCAGCAAGTGCTACGGCCTCTCGCCCGACCAGATGCACCAGTGGACGCAGAAGTTCAACGACCGCATCAAGGCCGCAACCGGCACGGACGTGATCGTCTACGCCAACCCGTCGTTCTGGAAGCAATGCGCGGGCGGCACGGACAAGTTCGCCGACCACCCGCTGTGGGTCGCCTCCTACGGCGTGGACCAGCCGACTCCGCCTGCCGGGTTCCACAACTGGAACTTCTGGCAGTACACGGACAAGGGCAAGGTCGACGGCGTGCAGGGCAAGGTCGACCTGGACCACTTCAACGGCAGCGTCGGCGACCTGCAGAACCTCGCCGAGCAGTGA